In the Chryseobacterium sp. MYb264 genome, one interval contains:
- a CDS encoding flavin-containing monooxygenase, with amino-acid sequence MADHQKIYEVIIVGSGFSGISMAISLKKLGIDSFFIMEKAKDIGGTWRDNSYPGAQCDVPSALYSYSFEPFPGWKKKWSDQPQILDYLRFNVEKNELDKHIFYEKEFCSSLFKAEQGIWEVKTKQGNVYLTKSLIMAIGQLHHPKIPDIKGKEIFDGISWHSARWNHDFDISGKRIGVIGNAASAIQFIPEIIDKTKSLTVFQRSAKWLLPKKNTLYSKNLQRKPFLLNWDRYSNNAFNGIFYHLMGQNPIWKKMWQQVSLSHLKKHIKDPELLKKLTPDYPMGAVRVLLSDEYYPAMAKEKTELCTEGISHFVKDGIVTSSGKEIQLDAVIYATGFESNPFLKDLDIHGINGISISNAWQESTETYLGITTAGFPNFFMMFGPNTNLAHSSVLLMIESQTRYITECLTYLSANRLKYMDVKPEFQQKFTRQVNQRMKKKAWVQVKDSWYKNGDIILNNWPGKAKEYQKLTKKIDESAYTFCP; translated from the coding sequence ATGGCCGATCATCAAAAAATATACGAAGTCATTATCGTAGGATCAGGATTTTCGGGAATTTCGATGGCGATAAGCCTGAAGAAATTGGGAATTGATTCTTTTTTCATCATGGAAAAAGCCAAAGACATAGGCGGAACCTGGAGGGATAACAGCTATCCGGGTGCGCAGTGTGATGTGCCGTCTGCTCTTTACAGCTATTCTTTTGAACCCTTTCCAGGATGGAAGAAAAAATGGTCGGATCAGCCTCAAATTCTTGATTATCTCCGCTTTAATGTAGAAAAAAACGAACTGGATAAACATATCTTTTATGAAAAAGAGTTTTGTTCATCTTTATTTAAAGCAGAGCAGGGAATCTGGGAAGTGAAGACCAAGCAGGGTAATGTTTACCTCACAAAATCATTAATTATGGCAATCGGGCAGCTTCATCATCCGAAAATCCCTGATATTAAAGGCAAAGAAATCTTCGATGGAATCAGTTGGCATTCTGCCCGGTGGAATCATGATTTTGATATCAGTGGAAAACGTATCGGTGTGATAGGAAATGCGGCCAGTGCGATCCAGTTTATTCCTGAAATCATTGATAAAACTAAATCTCTGACGGTTTTTCAAAGAAGTGCCAAATGGTTACTGCCCAAGAAAAATACGTTATACAGTAAAAACCTTCAGCGAAAACCATTTCTGCTGAATTGGGACAGATATTCCAATAACGCATTCAATGGGATATTTTATCATTTAATGGGCCAGAACCCGATCTGGAAAAAAATGTGGCAGCAGGTGAGCTTAAGCCATCTGAAAAAGCATATTAAGGATCCTGAACTTCTGAAGAAGCTGACCCCGGACTATCCGATGGGAGCGGTGCGCGTGCTTTTATCAGATGAATATTATCCGGCCATGGCAAAAGAAAAGACTGAGCTATGCACAGAAGGTATCTCACATTTCGTGAAAGATGGAATTGTAACGAGTTCAGGCAAAGAAATTCAATTGGATGCCGTTATTTATGCAACGGGATTTGAAAGCAATCCTTTTCTGAAAGACCTTGATATCCACGGAATAAACGGGATCTCCATCAGTAACGCCTGGCAAGAGTCTACGGAAACCTATCTCGGAATCACCACAGCCGGTTTCCCAAATTTCTTTATGATGTTTGGACCGAATACGAATCTTGCGCACAGCTCCGTCCTTCTGATGATTGAAAGCCAGACCCGATACATTACAGAATGCCTGACCTACCTTTCAGCAAACCGACTGAAATATATGGATGTAAAACCTGAGTTTCAGCAAAAATTTACCCGACAGGTCAATCAAAGAATGAAGAAAAAAGCCTGGGTGCAGGTAAAAGACAGTTGGTACAAAAACGGAGATATCATCCTCAACAATTGGCCCGGCAAAGCTAAAGAATATCAAAAACTAACAAAGAAGATAGACGAATCTGCCTATACTTTTTGTCCGTAA
- a CDS encoding AMP-binding protein, giving the protein MEKNHVQDIPVLSDHHHHTDKCLIDFLIKRTIQYPHKTAFSEVDIDLEEKPFTYSELLFQVKASAQNFKQQNIEKGDRCLLIFNQGVEFIVAFLACQWIGAIPVPLNIPGRSKSLDKWKNIAKECYPKAIMTGSKTAARLSQSFGKSELLGKIPMISIQLCESESLDTPFTVEPDIHPTAFLQYTSGSTGNPKGVVVTQDSLIKNSKESKKNMNAGPDSIFVSWLPFYHDMGLILFIVQTIYNGNSLYLMKPEDFMSRPMNWMHALSKWKATHTGGPNFAYQLVADKLMQLHEELKKNKKKADISLKTLRMCASGAEPIRFKTIADFQNAISLFGAPDHVISPGYGLAEATLTVTLNKEGEKVKWLKVDQEVLKKNKVIVKESGFLEAGKHFPEDEDYVYLVGNGVCIDNHSVDIIKNYDFEGEFAGTVSEILQTEPYSIGELWYSGPSVTNGYYENKKATSETYIYSNQGDTVYLRTGDLAFKDEEGQLYIVGRIKDLIIIRGLNYYPQDIERTACYAHPDLRIDGAAAFSLTENGNESCCIVQELNRSALPSPTFDEYTKAIRNAVLQEHGIAVETILFVAPMHVPRTTSGKIQRRLAKRMTENGEWENLLHSSALHLKKNQKKETPIYSPLSEELLKSKILELRHFLKTRVDSYIIDERRTIPPYIMTEFSHMGLMGLLIPVEHGGMGCTLDQARNFIEIISSADLTLGLMVSLHNLLGLHPIAKFAGEEIREKIVRELAEGKGTASFALSEPGAGSNPNAGRTLAQKSNDGWILNGEKCWVGSSSWASYLTVIAHTQDENGKYMGQSAFLVPQGSPGLKHIEECMTMGMRGTVQGHFILKDVKISDSHVLGGIGKGAEILHEVVSMGRIGINSMCIGILKTVLSRSKRWAENRTVNSGTLIDQPIVLKKLTEFLGILEIIETYQSKLVEWKDEGLVVPDILISAGKIFSTEETWKGVDFLMQLTAARGYSEPNGIAQLFRDTRVLRIFEGPTESLIADLGGRTEDTIMETLNFLTYQHLAINAAVQQEKIQQIRHQFEKNNITSDYQNKKLARYAFGEVLTYQLISWLCQDDISSYAKNWLEKKMETIISETMEMNTSLLTKQRFELQFNQAMKDHEVIYTQSQHPEVSISHPFRDLHSIENHRISNEIIENQFIPKISEQNYPSVYTQPKINTKNISEVENWIFRWLSQEAGIESSQFLPSASFSEYGLDSSLSIRFISDLNSQYSIHIEPSIIWSYSTVDELATYLCTYEITDSKQPESKESRLNDDFLKGLLDEEIPS; this is encoded by the coding sequence ATGGAAAAAAATCATGTTCAGGATATACCAGTCCTTTCTGATCACCATCACCATACCGACAAGTGTCTGATTGATTTTTTGATCAAGAGAACAATCCAATATCCTCATAAAACCGCCTTTTCTGAAGTTGACATTGATCTTGAAGAAAAACCGTTTACCTATTCGGAACTTTTGTTTCAGGTAAAAGCGTCTGCTCAGAACTTTAAACAACAAAATATAGAAAAAGGAGATCGCTGCCTGCTGATCTTCAACCAAGGAGTAGAATTCATTGTCGCCTTTCTGGCTTGTCAGTGGATCGGTGCTATTCCCGTGCCGCTGAACATTCCGGGGCGCTCAAAATCATTGGATAAATGGAAAAATATTGCTAAAGAATGTTATCCTAAAGCCATAATGACGGGATCGAAAACCGCGGCAAGGCTCAGCCAGTCGTTTGGAAAATCTGAGCTGCTGGGTAAAATCCCCATGATCAGCATTCAGTTATGCGAATCAGAAAGCCTTGATACCCCGTTTACTGTGGAGCCTGATATTCATCCGACTGCCTTTCTGCAATATACTTCAGGTTCTACAGGAAATCCCAAAGGAGTTGTTGTAACTCAGGATTCACTGATCAAAAATTCAAAAGAATCGAAAAAAAATATGAATGCCGGTCCGGACAGTATTTTTGTGAGCTGGCTTCCCTTCTATCACGATATGGGACTTATTCTATTTATCGTGCAGACTATTTACAACGGAAACAGTCTTTATCTTATGAAACCTGAAGATTTCATGAGCAGACCCATGAACTGGATGCACGCCCTCAGCAAATGGAAAGCCACCCATACCGGAGGTCCTAATTTCGCCTATCAGCTTGTCGCAGATAAACTGATGCAGCTGCATGAAGAACTCAAAAAAAATAAAAAAAAGGCAGATATTTCTCTGAAAACACTCAGAATGTGTGCTTCGGGGGCTGAACCCATCCGTTTTAAAACAATCGCTGATTTCCAAAATGCCATCTCACTGTTCGGAGCTCCCGATCATGTGATTTCACCGGGATACGGACTGGCAGAAGCGACCTTAACCGTGACCTTGAACAAAGAAGGTGAAAAAGTAAAATGGCTGAAGGTAGATCAGGAAGTACTGAAAAAAAATAAGGTCATTGTAAAGGAAAGCGGCTTTTTGGAAGCCGGGAAGCATTTTCCTGAAGACGAAGATTATGTTTATCTGGTTGGTAACGGAGTATGTATTGATAACCATTCAGTTGACATTATAAAAAATTATGATTTCGAAGGAGAATTTGCTGGAACAGTCTCTGAGATCCTTCAGACAGAGCCCTACTCCATTGGTGAATTATGGTATTCTGGACCTTCGGTAACCAATGGTTATTATGAAAACAAGAAAGCAACTTCTGAAACGTATATCTATTCAAATCAGGGCGATACCGTTTATTTAAGAACGGGAGATCTCGCATTTAAAGATGAAGAGGGACAGCTGTATATCGTGGGGAGAATAAAAGACTTAATTATTATTCGTGGTTTAAACTATTATCCTCAGGACATCGAACGGACAGCCTGCTATGCCCATCCCGATCTTAGAATTGACGGAGCCGCCGCCTTTTCATTAACCGAAAACGGAAATGAATCATGTTGTATTGTGCAGGAACTCAACAGAAGTGCCTTGCCTTCCCCAACATTCGATGAGTACACAAAAGCCATACGCAATGCTGTTTTACAGGAACATGGTATTGCGGTAGAAACTATCCTTTTTGTAGCTCCTATGCACGTTCCGAGAACGACAAGCGGTAAAATTCAAAGACGGTTGGCAAAACGCATGACTGAAAACGGAGAATGGGAAAACCTCTTACATTCTTCAGCTTTACATTTAAAAAAAAACCAGAAGAAAGAAACGCCAATATATTCTCCTCTTTCCGAAGAGCTACTGAAAAGTAAGATACTGGAGCTCAGACACTTCCTTAAAACAAGGGTGGACAGCTATATAATTGATGAAAGGCGCACTATTCCTCCTTACATCATGACCGAATTTTCGCATATGGGACTGATGGGTCTTCTGATTCCAGTCGAACATGGCGGAATGGGCTGTACCCTGGATCAGGCACGGAATTTTATAGAAATTATTTCTTCTGCGGATCTCACCTTAGGCTTAATGGTAAGTCTTCATAATCTGCTGGGGCTCCATCCTATCGCAAAATTTGCGGGTGAAGAGATCAGAGAAAAAATAGTGAGAGAATTGGCAGAAGGCAAAGGAACCGCAAGCTTTGCTTTAAGTGAACCAGGTGCAGGAAGCAATCCTAATGCGGGTAGAACTTTAGCCCAAAAAAGCAATGACGGATGGATCTTAAACGGCGAAAAATGCTGGGTAGGATCTTCATCCTGGGCGAGCTATCTTACGGTAATTGCCCATACTCAGGACGAAAACGGAAAATATATGGGACAGTCTGCTTTTCTTGTTCCACAAGGAAGCCCCGGACTAAAACATATTGAGGAATGCATGACCATGGGAATGCGGGGAACCGTGCAGGGGCATTTTATTCTGAAGGATGTAAAAATTTCTGATTCGCATGTATTGGGGGGGATTGGTAAAGGAGCAGAAATTCTTCATGAAGTTGTTTCTATGGGTCGTATCGGAATCAATTCTATGTGTATCGGAATTCTCAAAACGGTGTTATCAAGATCCAAAAGATGGGCAGAAAACAGAACCGTCAATTCGGGCACGCTCATCGATCAACCCATCGTCCTTAAAAAACTCACTGAATTTCTGGGCATTCTGGAAATCATCGAAACTTATCAGTCCAAATTGGTAGAATGGAAAGATGAAGGACTTGTAGTTCCTGATATTTTAATAAGTGCCGGAAAGATATTTTCCACGGAAGAAACATGGAAAGGCGTAGATTTTCTGATGCAGTTGACTGCAGCCAGAGGCTATTCTGAACCTAACGGCATTGCCCAGCTTTTCCGTGATACCCGGGTACTGAGAATATTTGAAGGACCTACCGAATCATTAATAGCTGATCTTGGAGGGCGTACTGAGGACACCATTATGGAAACTTTAAACTTCCTGACCTATCAACATTTGGCTATTAACGCCGCCGTACAGCAGGAAAAAATTCAACAGATCAGACATCAGTTTGAAAAGAACAATATCACTTCCGATTATCAAAATAAAAAATTGGCAAGGTATGCCTTCGGAGAAGTACTGACCTATCAGCTGATTTCGTGGTTGTGTCAGGATGACATTTCGTCTTATGCCAAAAACTGGCTGGAGAAAAAAATGGAAACCATTATTTCTGAGACCATGGAAATGAATACGTCGCTATTAACGAAACAACGGTTTGAGTTACAGTTCAATCAAGCCATGAAGGATCATGAAGTAATTTACACACAGTCTCAACATCCTGAAGTTTCAATCAGTCATCCTTTCCGGGATCTGCACTCCATAGAAAATCACCGTATCTCTAATGAAATAATTGAAAATCAATTCATCCCAAAAATTTCTGAACAGAATTACCCATCAGTCTATACCCAGCCTAAAATCAATACGAAGAACATTTCAGAAGTTGAAAACTGGATTTTCAGATGGTTGTCCCAAGAGGCAGGGATAGAAAGCAGCCAGTTTCTTCCCTCCGCTTCTTTTTCAGAATACGGTCTTGATTCATCACTTTCGATACGGTTTATCAGTGATCTTAACAGCCAATATTCGATTCATATAGAGCCTTCAATTATCTGGAGTTATTCGACAGTAGATGAACTCGCAACTTACCTGTGTACGTACGAAATAACCGACTCCAAACAACCGGAAAGCAAAGAAAGCAGGTTGAATGACGATTTTCTGAAAGGACTGCTTGATGAAGAAATCCCATCATAA
- a CDS encoding type I polyketide synthase, translating into MNTIKKNKIAVIGLDCKFPGESNSPDQFWQTLTDKKDGITPIPPDRWDHSFYYDAKGGKGKTFVDRAGFISGVFDFSPGSFGISEKDAADIDPQQRLLIQSSWNTIQNAGYKIETIKEKTGVFFGMSYRDYYDFDIAPQGVDGFTASNPLGNFNAVAAGRVAYLLGLNGPAIQLDTICSSSLMTLHLACQSLLNEECDYALSGGVNCILSPHALVALAQMGALSRSARCQAFSKNADGYIRGEGVGTLLLKRLEDAERDGDAIYGIVEGTATNHDGRSNGLTAPNGKAQVRLMEACLKKAGLSPSDIGYVEAHGTGTYLGDPVELESLHQVFGASKSLEYPLLVGSVKSNIGHLEPAAGVASLIKSLLILKNKVIPAGLYLEELNPGFKWHEKPILLVKENKRWEAKNARIGVSAFSMTGANVHAILGQAPQRETNEYSPLPNPQKYPFILSAQNESTLNQYVTTLLLSMDEKMPITDLSNTFVNGREIFEQSIFGSFSSTKELLDELKKYKEGTQNTFHQVSLKGKRKQNQVILNIKGITDFNSDHLKAWKKEEALKPLVIKADKILQKLLGKSLEQISEEKSSLLEKKALHFIQVWIWSSHLRSLFQSDFMIKTSGQGDYIGAVLSGIFPVEEALLLFMLENGDKRLQLLDRMTFHPENMDWEKAEEASNKEFWLEKRQNDQQEMNLHILNDDQIFSVSPFEKTEILQDILLECYAKGARIHWSSVLGNKLLRKIALPPAPLAMAAYISESYKINSRKNPDASVHSNSTEKKENINSVLHQQQENDDDHRKAFNSVFSPEKYGFIKDHIVNGHYIFPGSGYISMISEALLYLEKSHLITLKNVQIFQPMSFSSINEEKEVELSVNYDFADLHDSFIKKGGWEIKSKKSQEDWTLHIKGSFGIRRENAAQDHNNLLAYSDETTLKTVEVQAFYDHLSRWGVEYGSEFRLVKQLKADTDHMKAAIEQSPKIERLMAAPNLLDACMHALFSAKTFEQFSEPFVPARYDEITFYQPLPDSINASGLLLTTDQDSMKAQFSFNDTSGKPVMEISSMEIRKILNEFLNSGKETEMIYTEQWKALEINTENTQKKQPVKEQWIFYDVQQAQEAISILVKTDDPVPFVKLIGSHEGLSQEHKLSVFSSISELIKHQKNEEIHFLLFAPPIQDIKGLSEMFSSFKDVLLDIPKNISFSLCTRNGIAVDTEDVNPFHTALWGLARTMPVEARQRWKQVIDISSAEDLSWVSKLKNRSTPDQLAIRNQTVYTPVLLEEALNISKNTRTLSKWENPVLITGGLGQMGRIFTEQLVKLGCKKIHLLSRNPSWFQDKDNSGKISLSDSQKDFLKYAEQCQSKGISIEAIAGKVDCEEDMKAIALLLKNKGIEEINFVHAAGAITRNKVTEADRKELEAEWNAKYEGALQLDQQFADFKVGYTLYTSSIASLWSGDGVAGYSSANLLLDGLATKKNRSGQRTVSVRFGRFSEKGLMKDEEAKELENSGVLTLPMSSAIKKALELTVQSELVIPSIMNIDWKRFAPLYQLLNHNQLLSSVETGAENSREKKSEILHRSADRPLSEIIQEMVAEELEIEIDEVDPDIPLFELGLDSIHSLGIRTDLEELLQIKLSVSLIYDFNTVTLLSRHLEELTQKETDSPSEKNEEESEEKLLKLLMQELQ; encoded by the coding sequence ATGAACACCATCAAAAAAAATAAGATAGCGGTCATTGGTTTAGATTGCAAATTCCCCGGAGAATCGAATAGTCCTGATCAATTCTGGCAGACATTGACCGATAAAAAAGACGGAATCACTCCCATTCCTCCCGATCGTTGGGATCATTCTTTTTATTACGATGCAAAAGGTGGAAAAGGGAAAACATTTGTGGACCGTGCCGGATTTATTTCAGGAGTTTTTGACTTTTCCCCCGGAAGTTTCGGTATTTCAGAAAAAGATGCCGCCGATATTGATCCTCAACAACGTCTTTTGATCCAGTCATCCTGGAATACGATTCAGAATGCAGGTTATAAAATAGAAACCATTAAGGAAAAAACGGGCGTCTTCTTTGGAATGAGCTACCGCGATTATTACGATTTCGATATTGCTCCTCAAGGTGTAGATGGCTTTACAGCCTCCAATCCTTTAGGTAATTTCAATGCTGTTGCAGCGGGAAGAGTGGCTTATCTATTAGGTTTAAATGGCCCTGCCATTCAACTGGATACCATTTGTTCTTCTTCACTAATGACCCTGCATTTAGCCTGTCAGAGTCTACTGAATGAGGAATGTGATTATGCTCTTTCAGGTGGCGTAAACTGCATTCTGTCACCTCATGCTCTGGTTGCATTGGCTCAAATGGGCGCTTTATCACGGTCTGCCCGATGTCAAGCTTTCTCTAAAAATGCAGACGGCTATATCCGTGGCGAAGGCGTGGGTACTCTATTGCTTAAACGGCTGGAAGATGCAGAAAGAGATGGCGACGCTATTTACGGCATTGTGGAAGGAACAGCGACCAATCATGACGGACGAAGCAACGGGCTGACAGCACCTAACGGAAAAGCGCAGGTTCGACTTATGGAAGCCTGCCTGAAAAAAGCAGGACTTTCACCAAGCGATATTGGCTACGTGGAAGCCCATGGAACAGGAACTTACCTTGGAGATCCTGTGGAGCTGGAATCTCTTCATCAGGTATTCGGAGCATCAAAATCGTTAGAATATCCTCTTTTGGTGGGATCTGTAAAATCAAATATCGGGCATCTGGAACCTGCTGCCGGAGTGGCTTCATTGATAAAATCCCTGCTAATTCTAAAAAATAAAGTGATCCCCGCCGGATTGTATCTTGAAGAACTAAATCCTGGATTCAAATGGCATGAAAAGCCTATTTTACTGGTAAAAGAAAATAAACGCTGGGAAGCAAAAAATGCCCGTATCGGAGTGAGTGCATTCAGCATGACCGGAGCGAATGTGCATGCCATATTGGGACAGGCACCTCAACGGGAAACTAATGAGTATTCACCATTACCAAACCCCCAAAAGTATCCTTTTATCCTCTCTGCACAGAATGAAAGTACATTGAATCAATACGTGACTACCCTACTCTTAAGTATGGATGAAAAGATGCCTATTACAGATCTTTCCAACACGTTTGTCAATGGTCGCGAAATATTTGAACAGTCGATTTTCGGCAGTTTTTCAAGTACCAAAGAACTGCTGGATGAGCTTAAAAAATATAAGGAAGGTACTCAGAATACATTTCATCAGGTTTCATTAAAAGGAAAAAGGAAACAAAATCAGGTGATTCTGAATATTAAAGGTATCACCGATTTCAATTCCGACCATCTTAAAGCATGGAAAAAAGAAGAAGCACTGAAACCATTGGTGATAAAAGCAGATAAGATTCTGCAAAAACTTTTAGGTAAATCGCTGGAGCAGATTTCTGAAGAAAAATCCAGTTTGTTGGAAAAAAAAGCTCTTCATTTTATTCAGGTATGGATCTGGAGCAGTCATTTACGATCTCTGTTCCAATCCGACTTCATGATAAAAACATCCGGACAGGGTGATTATATCGGCGCTGTATTGAGTGGAATTTTTCCTGTTGAAGAGGCATTACTGCTTTTTATGCTTGAAAACGGGGACAAACGCCTTCAGCTCCTCGACAGAATGACGTTCCATCCCGAAAATATGGATTGGGAAAAAGCTGAAGAGGCTTCAAATAAAGAATTCTGGCTCGAAAAAAGACAGAATGACCAACAAGAAATGAACCTTCATATCCTCAACGATGATCAAATTTTTTCTGTTTCGCCCTTCGAAAAAACAGAAATTTTACAAGATATTCTTCTCGAATGTTATGCCAAAGGTGCCCGCATTCACTGGTCTTCTGTTTTAGGAAATAAACTGCTGAGAAAAATAGCACTTCCACCCGCTCCGCTTGCCATGGCTGCATACATTTCAGAATCTTACAAGATTAACAGCAGAAAAAATCCTGATGCATCGGTTCATAGCAATTCAACAGAAAAAAAAGAAAATATAAACTCTGTTTTGCATCAGCAACAGGAAAACGATGACGATCACAGGAAAGCATTTAATTCTGTCTTCAGCCCTGAAAAATATGGTTTTATTAAAGATCATATCGTCAACGGGCATTATATTTTCCCAGGATCAGGATATATTTCCATGATTTCCGAGGCATTGCTTTATCTGGAAAAAAGTCATCTGATCACCTTAAAAAACGTGCAGATCTTTCAGCCGATGAGTTTTTCGTCCATTAACGAAGAGAAAGAAGTAGAGCTGAGTGTGAACTATGATTTTGCTGACCTTCATGATTCTTTTATAAAAAAGGGGGGTTGGGAAATTAAAAGCAAAAAATCTCAGGAAGACTGGACTCTTCATATCAAAGGAAGCTTCGGGATCCGTCGGGAAAATGCGGCACAGGATCATAATAATTTATTAGCTTATAGTGACGAAACTACACTGAAAACTGTAGAAGTACAAGCTTTCTATGATCATTTAAGTCGATGGGGTGTTGAATATGGATCTGAATTCCGTCTGGTAAAGCAATTAAAAGCTGATACAGACCACATGAAAGCCGCCATCGAGCAATCACCTAAAATCGAACGTCTGATGGCTGCTCCCAATTTGCTGGATGCCTGTATGCACGCTTTATTTTCAGCAAAGACATTTGAACAGTTTTCGGAGCCTTTTGTTCCTGCACGCTATGATGAAATCACTTTCTATCAGCCACTTCCCGATTCCATAAATGCCTCAGGTCTTTTACTAACAACAGATCAGGATTCGATGAAGGCACAGTTTAGCTTTAATGATACTTCAGGAAAACCTGTTATGGAAATTTCTTCGATGGAAATAAGAAAAATTTTAAATGAATTTTTAAACTCCGGAAAAGAAACCGAAATGATTTATACCGAACAATGGAAAGCACTTGAAATCAACACAGAAAACACGCAAAAGAAGCAGCCGGTTAAAGAGCAATGGATTTTCTATGATGTACAGCAGGCTCAGGAAGCCATTTCAATTCTCGTAAAAACAGATGATCCTGTTCCGTTTGTGAAATTAATAGGCTCTCATGAAGGGCTGTCACAAGAACATAAGCTCTCTGTATTCAGCAGTATATCAGAATTGATAAAACATCAGAAAAACGAAGAAATACATTTTCTTCTCTTTGCACCGCCTATTCAGGATATCAAGGGATTATCGGAAATGTTCAGCAGCTTTAAAGATGTATTGCTCGATATTCCAAAAAATATAAGCTTCAGTCTGTGTACCCGTAATGGAATTGCGGTTGATACTGAAGATGTAAATCCGTTTCATACCGCTCTTTGGGGACTCGCCAGAACCATGCCTGTAGAAGCCAGACAGAGATGGAAACAAGTGATTGACATCAGTTCAGCTGAGGATCTATCATGGGTTTCAAAACTTAAAAACAGATCAACTCCCGATCAGCTGGCGATACGAAATCAAACGGTTTATACTCCTGTTCTCCTTGAAGAAGCTCTGAACATTTCCAAAAACACTCGGACTTTGAGCAAATGGGAAAATCCGGTGCTTATCACTGGTGGTTTGGGGCAAATGGGCAGGATATTTACTGAACAGCTCGTGAAACTAGGCTGTAAGAAAATTCATCTTCTTTCCCGTAATCCTTCATGGTTTCAGGATAAAGATAACTCAGGAAAGATTTCACTCAGCGATTCTCAGAAAGATTTTCTTAAGTATGCGGAACAGTGCCAATCTAAAGGAATTTCTATTGAAGCTATTGCAGGAAAAGTAGATTGTGAAGAAGATATGAAAGCCATTGCTTTACTGCTTAAAAATAAAGGAATTGAAGAGATCAATTTCGTTCATGCTGCCGGGGCTATCACCCGAAATAAGGTAACAGAAGCCGACCGTAAAGAACTGGAAGCAGAATGGAACGCCAAATATGAAGGGGCACTTCAACTGGATCAACAATTCGCAGATTTCAAGGTCGGATATACTTTATACACCTCTTCCATTGCTTCGTTGTGGTCGGGAGATGGTGTTGCGGGATATTCGAGTGCCAATCTTTTACTGGATGGTCTTGCTACAAAGAAAAATCGTTCAGGGCAAAGAACAGTTTCTGTTCGCTTTGGAAGATTTAGTGAAAAAGGATTAATGAAAGATGAAGAAGCAAAAGAACTTGAAAATTCAGGAGTTCTGACACTTCCGATGAGTTCGGCCATAAAAAAAGCACTGGAACTGACGGTTCAATCCGAATTGGTAATTCCTTCTATTATGAATATAGACTGGAAACGTTTTGCACCGCTCTATCAGCTGTTAAATCACAATCAATTGCTGTCGTCAGTAGAAACGGGAGCAGAAAATAGTCGAGAGAAAAAAAGTGAGATTCTACACCGCTCTGCAGACCGACCTTTAAGCGAGATCATTCAGGAAATGGTTGCAGAAGAACTTGAAATTGAAATCGATGAAGTAGATCCCGACATTCCTCTCTTTGAACTCGGGCTTGATTCTATTCATTCCTTAGGAATCCGCACCGATCTTGAAGAGCTGCTTCAAATTAAATTATCAGTAAGCCTTATCTATGATTTCAATACCGTTACCCTTTTAAGCAGACATCTGGAAGAGTTAACCCAAAAAGAAACCGATTCTCCTTCTGAAAAGAATGAAGAAGAAAGTGAAGAAAAGCTTCTAAAGCTCTTGATGCAGGAATTACAGTAA